A stretch of the Malus sylvestris chromosome 10, drMalSylv7.2, whole genome shotgun sequence genome encodes the following:
- the LOC126587418 gene encoding uncharacterized protein LOC126587418 isoform X2 has product MSRLITRRRSVTNAPPALSPSTAPAVSAPLIGEPTPFIEATATTSQVPLSSTSSVSVQFLNARRPHRRRRDSESSIHSSSSSRVEDGGSPPAKKNTRGPNRMLKAAQMVRLSASLIKIAYDSRHRGAATSQQHSIVVTSCGYVIKNCCPMQWKSWAEIPEETKILVRDKLSVNFDFKDISPEVITYLDETFANRYKNWKSDLHAHFKIWGDVETARLQGCPSELADRREDWEWLCNHFTDPKFVKKSIAGKIARESKTLLHHSGSKPFSYRLEARREEGSKFPEIDVFNDVYVQPGDETSEQLYASMVEKRDVVLQEATSQLPPDTPIEDVTVSDDAGFEIMTEVLNQKFGRRHGKVVRGMGKARVRETGASSSRSTTGEVNALKEEVTTLKGQLVAQNEQMKVQNEQLRAENEQMKAQVRTHDDKMNMILQALAISGLQIQMPSPDLVPPSTSQPFHPTDT; this is encoded by the exons ATGTCGCGGTTGATCACTCGTCGTAGGAGTGTGACCAATGCGCCTCCCGCATTATCACCATCTACTGCTCCGGCCGTGAGTGCTCCATTGATTGGGGAGCCTACACCTTTCATTGAGGCTACTGCTACGACATCCCAGGTGCCATTATCATCGACGTCATCAGTGTCCGTTCAGTTTCTCAATGCACGGCGGCCTCACCGGCGCCGCCGTGATTCAGAGTCTTCTATTCACAGTTCCTCGTCATCCAGAGTCGAGGATGGGGGCTCCCCTCcag CTAAAAAAAACACCAGGGGGCCTAATCGAATGCTGAAGGCGGCACAAATGGTACGTCTGTCCGCCTCCTTGATCAAGATTGCATATGACTCGCGACATCGTGGAGCGGCTACCTCACAGCAACATAGTATCGTCGTTACTAGCTGTGGTTATGTTATTAAAAATTGTTGTCCTATGCAATGGAAATCTTGGGCAGAAATTCCCGAGGAGACGAAGATACTGGTGCGAGACAAGTTGTCg GTCAATTTTGATTTTAAGGACATATCCCCCGAGGTCATCACCTACTTAGATGAGACCTTTGCAAACCggtacaaaaattggaagagcGATCTTCATGCGCATTTTAAGATATGGGGTGATGTGGAGACTGCTCGCCTACAGGGTTGCCCATCCGAGTTGGCGGACCGGCGAGAGGATTGGGAGTGGCTTTGCAACCATTTTACGGACCCAAAATTTGTG AAGAAATCTATTGCTGGCAAGATTGCTCGGGAGTCAAAGACACTTCTCCACCATTCCGGTTCGAAACCCTTTTCGTATAGGCTTGAGGCACGACGTGAG gagGGTTCTAAGTTCCCAGAGATCGACGTGTTCAATGACGTTTACGTTCAACCTGGCGATGAGACCAGTGAGCAGCTTTAT GCTTCTATGGTGGAAAAGCGTGATGTTGTTCTCCAAGAAGCAACATCGCAACTTCCCCCGGATACCCCGATTGAGGACGTCACTGTATCCGATGATGCAGGTTTTGAGATCATGACTGAGGTCCTGAATCAGAAGTTCGGTCGTCGTCATGGCAAAGTTGTTCGGGGCATGGGGAAGGCGCGTGTTCGTGAAACGGGTGCCTCCTCTTCCAGATCGACCACAGGAGAGGTCAATGCTCTGAAGGAGGAAGTGACAACCTTAAAAGGTCAGCTTGTAGCCCAGAATGAGCAGATGAAGGTTCAGAACGAGCAGTTGAGGGCCGAGAACGAGCAGATGAAGGCTCAGGTTAGGACCCATGACGACAAGATGAATATGATTCTACAGGCCTTAGCGATATCCGGTCTTCAAATCCAGATGCCATCACCTGATCTTGTTCCACCTTCGACTTCCCAGCCATTTCATCCAACTGATACCTAG
- the LOC126587418 gene encoding uncharacterized protein LOC126587418 isoform X1, whose protein sequence is MVFEKSLLCTLTLDEYLDLYLIRVDGLRRRISCAVEREHGLEYSLIRETFLMSRLITRRRSVTNAPPALSPSTAPAVSAPLIGEPTPFIEATATTSQVPLSSTSSVSVQFLNARRPHRRRRDSESSIHSSSSSRVEDGGSPPAKKNTRGPNRMLKAAQMVRLSASLIKIAYDSRHRGAATSQQHSIVVTSCGYVIKNCCPMQWKSWAEIPEETKILVRDKLSVNFDFKDISPEVITYLDETFANRYKNWKSDLHAHFKIWGDVETARLQGCPSELADRREDWEWLCNHFTDPKFVKKSIAGKIARESKTLLHHSGSKPFSYRLEARREEGSKFPEIDVFNDVYVQPGDETSEQLYASMVEKRDVVLQEATSQLPPDTPIEDVTVSDDAGFEIMTEVLNQKFGRRHGKVVRGMGKARVRETGASSSRSTTGEVNALKEEVTTLKGQLVAQNEQMKVQNEQLRAENEQMKAQVRTHDDKMNMILQALAISGLQIQMPSPDLVPPSTSQPFHPTDT, encoded by the exons ATG GTCTTTGAGAAGTCTCTGCTATGCACTTTAACCCTTGATGAG TACCTAGATTTGTACCTCATCCGCGTAGATGGCttaagaagaagaatatcatgCGCTGTTGAAAGAGAGCATGGCTTGGAGTATTCATTAATCAGGGAAACCTTTctg ATGTCGCGGTTGATCACTCGTCGTAGGAGTGTGACCAATGCGCCTCCCGCATTATCACCATCTACTGCTCCGGCCGTGAGTGCTCCATTGATTGGGGAGCCTACACCTTTCATTGAGGCTACTGCTACGACATCCCAGGTGCCATTATCATCGACGTCATCAGTGTCCGTTCAGTTTCTCAATGCACGGCGGCCTCACCGGCGCCGCCGTGATTCAGAGTCTTCTATTCACAGTTCCTCGTCATCCAGAGTCGAGGATGGGGGCTCCCCTCcag CTAAAAAAAACACCAGGGGGCCTAATCGAATGCTGAAGGCGGCACAAATGGTACGTCTGTCCGCCTCCTTGATCAAGATTGCATATGACTCGCGACATCGTGGAGCGGCTACCTCACAGCAACATAGTATCGTCGTTACTAGCTGTGGTTATGTTATTAAAAATTGTTGTCCTATGCAATGGAAATCTTGGGCAGAAATTCCCGAGGAGACGAAGATACTGGTGCGAGACAAGTTGTCg GTCAATTTTGATTTTAAGGACATATCCCCCGAGGTCATCACCTACTTAGATGAGACCTTTGCAAACCggtacaaaaattggaagagcGATCTTCATGCGCATTTTAAGATATGGGGTGATGTGGAGACTGCTCGCCTACAGGGTTGCCCATCCGAGTTGGCGGACCGGCGAGAGGATTGGGAGTGGCTTTGCAACCATTTTACGGACCCAAAATTTGTG AAGAAATCTATTGCTGGCAAGATTGCTCGGGAGTCAAAGACACTTCTCCACCATTCCGGTTCGAAACCCTTTTCGTATAGGCTTGAGGCACGACGTGAG gagGGTTCTAAGTTCCCAGAGATCGACGTGTTCAATGACGTTTACGTTCAACCTGGCGATGAGACCAGTGAGCAGCTTTAT GCTTCTATGGTGGAAAAGCGTGATGTTGTTCTCCAAGAAGCAACATCGCAACTTCCCCCGGATACCCCGATTGAGGACGTCACTGTATCCGATGATGCAGGTTTTGAGATCATGACTGAGGTCCTGAATCAGAAGTTCGGTCGTCGTCATGGCAAAGTTGTTCGGGGCATGGGGAAGGCGCGTGTTCGTGAAACGGGTGCCTCCTCTTCCAGATCGACCACAGGAGAGGTCAATGCTCTGAAGGAGGAAGTGACAACCTTAAAAGGTCAGCTTGTAGCCCAGAATGAGCAGATGAAGGTTCAGAACGAGCAGTTGAGGGCCGAGAACGAGCAGATGAAGGCTCAGGTTAGGACCCATGACGACAAGATGAATATGATTCTACAGGCCTTAGCGATATCCGGTCTTCAAATCCAGATGCCATCACCTGATCTTGTTCCACCTTCGACTTCCCAGCCATTTCATCCAACTGATACCTAG